The proteins below are encoded in one region of Geothermobacter hydrogeniphilus:
- the lpxC gene encoding UDP-3-O-acyl-N-acetylglucosamine deacetylase, which translates to MIFQATIAQPVTMTGIGLHSGTPITMTLRPADAGTGIIFHRSDGERTVSIEAKSCNVVDTKLATVIGKQGLSVSTIEHLMAAITAFGIDNLHIDIDGPEVPIMDGSAAPLVEMIAAAGIHSLPHSRKYLAIRKPITIVDGEKRVSLIPSRFFRISYDIAFDHHCIGQQHRSVKFSPEVFRRDIAPARTFGFLHEVEYLKANGLARGGSLENAVVIGEDKILNEEGLRFNDEFVRHKILDAVGDFSLLGYPLLGHIKAFKAGHDINHQAVEKVLSSAEHWQLVEFSEADLACALQKAPATYQRELAFSKA; encoded by the coding sequence ATGATTTTTCAGGCAACCATCGCTCAACCCGTCACCATGACCGGAATCGGTCTCCACTCCGGGACTCCGATCACCATGACCCTGCGTCCCGCCGATGCCGGCACCGGGATCATCTTTCACCGCAGCGATGGAGAACGAACCGTTTCGATTGAAGCGAAATCCTGCAATGTCGTTGATACCAAACTGGCAACGGTGATCGGCAAGCAGGGTCTGAGCGTTTCAACCATCGAACACCTGATGGCTGCCATTACCGCTTTCGGCATTGACAATCTGCATATCGATATCGACGGTCCGGAAGTGCCGATCATGGACGGCAGCGCAGCGCCGCTGGTGGAAATGATCGCTGCCGCGGGCATCCACAGCCTGCCCCACAGCCGCAAGTACCTGGCGATCCGCAAACCGATCACTATTGTTGACGGAGAGAAGCGGGTCTCGCTTATACCCTCGCGTTTCTTCCGCATCAGTTACGATATCGCCTTTGACCACCACTGCATCGGCCAGCAGCACCGCAGCGTCAAATTCTCACCGGAGGTTTTCCGGCGCGACATAGCTCCGGCAAGGACGTTCGGCTTCCTGCATGAGGTCGAATATCTCAAGGCCAACGGTCTGGCTCGGGGCGGGTCACTTGAAAATGCCGTGGTCATCGGCGAAGACAAGATTCTCAACGAGGAAGGGCTGCGTTTCAACGACGAGTTTGTCCGCCATAAGATTCTCGACGCGGTTGGCGATTTCAGCCTGCTCGGCTACCCCCTGCTCGGCCACATCAAGGCCTTCAAGGCCGGTCATGACATCAACCACCAGGCCGTTGAAAAGGTTCTCAGTTCCGCCGAGCACTGGCAACTGGTGGAGTTCAGTGAAGCCGATCTGGCCTGCGCGCTGCAGAAAGCCCCCGCGACCTACCAGCGGGAACTTGCCTTCTCCAAGGCCTGA
- a CDS encoding ABC1 kinase family protein — protein MLPFTRFNRNIRTIRRYRTILGILIKYGFGQFVEQLNINYYLELGRKIVTLGTAPKGIERLGQPQRLRLAFEELGPTFIKLGQLLSTRPDLIPGDYLDELKKLQDKVPSVPTEQIRIEIESELGYPLAELFAHFDPEPVAAASVAQVHRGRLHNGEEVVFKIRRPGIVQVIETDLDILMGLAYLVEHHLPGGDIYDPVGLVKEFRRTIHRELDFTREARTIERFATNFKDDDSVHVPKVHWDFCGERVLTMEYISGIKVNDLERLRAEDYDLKLIADRGANSFLRQVLEFGFFHGDPHPGNIFILPGNTICMLDYGMVGRINQDLKEQLVDLLLAVLQRDVDRIISQLLYSGELTDESNLKALNRDLGEFIEDYYEIPLQDIKVGKLLADFVEILTHYRIRFPSDLMLLARALVAMEGLGRQLDPDFNMITHLRPFLERLVKERLTPTNLSREMLRVAQAYGSLARHLPRDIKEFINRVNRNKFKIDLEHRGLEKLITDLDKASNRLSFSLLIAALIIGSSLIMQTDKGPMIFGFPALGFLGYSVAGFLGLWLAIAILRSGRL, from the coding sequence ATGCTGCCATTTACCCGCTTCAACCGGAATATCCGGACGATCCGTCGCTACCGGACCATTCTCGGTATCCTCATCAAGTACGGTTTCGGCCAGTTTGTCGAACAGCTCAACATCAACTACTACCTGGAGCTGGGCCGCAAAATCGTCACCCTCGGCACGGCGCCCAAGGGCATTGAGCGTCTGGGCCAGCCGCAGCGCCTGCGGCTTGCCTTTGAGGAACTCGGACCAACCTTCATCAAACTTGGCCAGCTGCTTTCAACCCGCCCCGACCTGATTCCCGGCGACTACCTCGACGAACTGAAAAAACTGCAGGACAAGGTTCCCTCGGTGCCCACCGAGCAGATTCGCATCGAGATCGAAAGTGAACTGGGCTATCCACTGGCGGAGCTTTTCGCCCACTTCGACCCGGAACCGGTGGCGGCCGCCAGCGTCGCCCAGGTCCATCGCGGGCGCCTGCACAACGGCGAAGAGGTAGTCTTCAAGATCCGCCGTCCCGGCATCGTTCAGGTCATCGAAACCGATCTCGACATCCTGATGGGGCTGGCCTACCTAGTCGAACATCATCTCCCCGGCGGAGACATCTACGACCCGGTCGGGCTGGTCAAGGAATTCCGCCGCACGATTCATCGTGAACTCGATTTCACCCGCGAAGCGCGAACAATTGAACGTTTCGCAACCAATTTCAAGGACGACGACAGCGTCCACGTCCCGAAAGTCCATTGGGATTTCTGCGGCGAACGCGTTCTGACCATGGAGTATATCTCCGGGATCAAGGTCAATGATCTCGAACGACTCCGGGCCGAAGACTACGATCTCAAGCTCATTGCCGATCGCGGCGCCAATTCGTTCCTGCGCCAGGTGCTTGAATTCGGCTTCTTTCACGGCGACCCCCATCCGGGAAATATCTTCATCCTGCCCGGCAACACCATCTGCATGCTCGATTACGGCATGGTCGGGCGCATCAACCAGGATCTCAAGGAACAACTGGTCGACCTGCTGCTGGCGGTGCTGCAGCGCGATGTCGACCGGATCATCTCCCAATTACTCTATTCCGGAGAATTGACCGACGAATCAAATCTCAAGGCCCTCAATCGCGACCTGGGGGAATTCATCGAGGACTATTACGAAATCCCCCTGCAGGATATCAAGGTCGGCAAACTGCTGGCCGATTTCGTCGAGATCCTGACCCACTACCGGATCCGCTTCCCTTCCGACCTGATGCTGCTGGCCCGCGCCCTGGTCGCCATGGAGGGACTCGGCCGGCAGCTCGACCCGGATTTCAACATGATCACCCACCTGCGGCCGTTTCTCGAACGGCTGGTCAAGGAACGGCTCACCCCGACCAACCTCTCCCGCGAAATGCTGCGGGTTGCCCAGGCCTACGGTTCCCTGGCCCGACACCTGCCGCGTGACATCAAGGAGTTCATCAACCGCGTCAACCGCAACAAGTTCAAAATCGACCTCGAACATCGCGGGTTGGAAAAACTGATTACCGACCTCGACAAGGCCAGCAACCGGCTCTCCTTCAGCCTGCTGATCGCCGCGCTGATCATCGGCTCCTCCCTGATCATGCAGACCGATAAGGGACCGATGATCTTCGGCTTCCCGGCTCTCGGTTTTCTCGGCTATTCGGTCGCCGGTTTCCTCGGGCTGTGGCTCGCGATCGCCATCCTCAGATCGGGACGCCTGTGA
- a CDS encoding phasin family protein, with protein MLELIEKTVLTAMGAVSMTQKKAEEMLEELKQRCNLSEEEGKDLLQRLQGIARENQSKLQEMAQQEVHKACQRMGVVTTEEFEKLRKKVTQLEKKLRAQSR; from the coding sequence ATGCTTGAGCTGATCGAAAAAACGGTTCTCACGGCGATGGGGGCGGTCTCCATGACGCAGAAAAAGGCCGAAGAGATGCTGGAAGAACTGAAGCAACGCTGCAACCTCAGCGAGGAAGAGGGCAAGGACCTGTTGCAGCGACTGCAGGGGATCGCCAGAGAGAATCAGAGCAAACTCCAGGAAATGGCCCAGCAGGAAGTCCACAAGGCCTGTCAGCGGATGGGAGTCGTCACGACCGAGGAATTTGAAAAACTGCGCAAAAAAGTGACGCAGCTGGAAAAAAAGCTCCGCGCCCAGTCGCGCTGA
- a CDS encoding patatin-like phospholipase family protein: MPGLQTRNRLGLALGSGAARGLAHIGVIKVLEAEGIRPSAVAGTSIGALIGALYAAGVPAADMEDVARSIDWRSLARLVDPILPTRGLIDGRKITRFFSELLPVRDFSELQIPLAMVATDVETGESIVLRQGDLLSALRAAIAFPGIFPPVCFGDRYLVDGGLCHPVPAAIVRELGATRVLGICAIPEVDKSSHEAFLPGRSTTDRKVRSTPLLGILNAERVEKLWRDIFGRRNGNRGEANGNRRPPNIFRVFAQSVAIMENQINALRLAHDDIDLLLRPQLAGVNLLEFHRAEEIIAAGETAARLELTNIRKLAEPTGDGF, encoded by the coding sequence GTGCCAGGACTGCAAACAAGAAACCGGCTGGGACTTGCCCTCGGCAGTGGAGCCGCCCGAGGCCTGGCCCACATCGGCGTCATCAAGGTGCTGGAAGCTGAAGGCATCCGTCCATCCGCCGTCGCCGGCACCTCCATCGGCGCCCTGATCGGCGCTCTCTACGCCGCCGGCGTTCCCGCCGCCGACATGGAAGATGTCGCCCGCAGTATTGACTGGCGCAGTCTCGCCCGCCTGGTCGACCCGATACTGCCGACCCGCGGACTGATCGACGGCCGAAAAATCACCCGTTTTTTCTCCGAGCTGCTGCCGGTCAGGGATTTTTCCGAACTGCAGATCCCGCTGGCGATGGTCGCCACCGATGTCGAAACCGGAGAAAGCATCGTCCTGCGGCAGGGCGACCTGCTCAGTGCCCTGCGGGCGGCGATCGCCTTTCCCGGCATCTTCCCGCCGGTCTGTTTCGGTGATCGCTACCTGGTCGACGGCGGACTCTGCCACCCGGTCCCGGCCGCCATCGTCCGAGAACTCGGGGCCACCCGGGTTCTCGGCATCTGCGCCATTCCCGAGGTCGACAAGAGCAGCCATGAAGCCTTTCTGCCCGGACGATCCACGACCGACCGGAAGGTTCGCAGCACTCCGTTGCTCGGCATCCTCAACGCCGAGCGGGTGGAAAAACTCTGGCGCGACATTTTCGGCCGTCGCAACGGCAATCGCGGCGAAGCCAACGGCAACCGCCGACCGCCCAATATCTTTCGGGTCTTCGCCCAGAGCGTCGCCATCATGGAAAACCAGATCAATGCCCTGCGCCTGGCACACGACGATATCGACCTGCTGCTGCGCCCGCAACTTGCGGGGGTCAACCTGCTGGAATTTCATCGCGCCGAGGAGATCATCGCCGCCGGAGAAACCGCGGCCCGTCTTGAACTGACAAACATTCGAAAACTGGCGGAACCAACCGGAGACGGTTTCTAA
- a CDS encoding epoxyqueuosine reductase QueH gives MNLLLHICCANCAIYPVKMLRQQHHLLTGYFFNHNIHPYQEFRRRLDTTREYAEQVDLPLIVSEEYALEEFLSNVAADPASRCDYCYRARMSATARLAAEQGFDGFSTSLLYSRYQQHDAIRAFGENLAAEYGLVFVYEDYRVGWREGIDVSKTMGLYRQQYCGCIYSEKERYYRPSTN, from the coding sequence ATGAATCTGCTGCTGCATATCTGTTGCGCCAACTGCGCCATCTATCCGGTCAAAATGCTGCGCCAGCAGCACCACCTCCTGACCGGCTATTTTTTCAACCACAACATCCATCCCTACCAGGAATTCAGACGCCGACTCGACACCACCCGCGAATACGCCGAACAGGTCGACCTGCCGCTGATCGTCAGCGAAGAGTACGCCCTGGAAGAGTTCCTCTCCAATGTCGCCGCCGATCCCGCTTCACGCTGCGACTACTGCTACCGCGCGCGGATGAGCGCCACCGCCCGCCTGGCCGCCGAACAGGGTTTTGACGGCTTCAGCACCAGCCTGCTCTACTCCCGTTATCAGCAGCATGACGCCATCCGTGCCTTCGGTGAAAATCTCGCCGCCGAGTACGGCCTGGTCTTTGTCTACGAGGACTACCGTGTCGGCTGGCGGGAAGGAATTGACGTTTCGAAGACCATGGGGCTCTACCGCCAGCAGTACTGCGGCTGCATCTATTCTGAAAAAGAACGTTATTACCGACCATCGACAAACTGA
- a CDS encoding diguanylate cyclase domain-containing protein, with translation MRLIRPTLTRQIVFGYLILALFSLSAVAYALNSLHDQVNRADNLVQVDIRAQNLLRSLRSSLLGEERLTRQYQVLGQPDLLPPLAERLAEFRARRDALEALEGGQFDPQLAAAGRDYLAAGEKFLQASRNSGQKMTAKLRDRLAETRRRTLRQLNRNLAAGATRVDQTLQLLGRESRSAYKITLVLVICGMLLATIVAISLRLYINASLQKLARMIRDVASGSFDIKVDDKGHDEFSLLAREFQTMATKLRELEQLQLDANPLTRLPGNLAIAREIEQRIKRGETFAHAFADLDNFKVYNDRYGYQRGSDVINLTGTIIREVVEQYGDPGDTVGHIGGDDYIFLTRPELAEQMAAEIIARFDRVVPDCYSEADREAGFFYARDRFGEERRFPLLSISIAIVCSDNFEHPTAALIGRECARMKEHLKNQPGSIFLIDRRRGQ, from the coding sequence ATGCGCCTGATCCGCCCTACCCTGACCCGCCAGATCGTCTTCGGCTACCTGATCCTGGCCCTGTTCAGCCTTTCGGCGGTGGCTTACGCCCTCAACAGCCTGCACGACCAGGTCAACCGGGCGGACAACCTGGTCCAGGTCGACATCCGCGCCCAGAACCTGCTGCGGTCGCTACGTTCCAGCCTGCTCGGTGAAGAACGGTTGACCCGGCAGTACCAGGTTCTCGGCCAACCGGACCTGCTGCCTCCCCTGGCGGAGCGGCTGGCCGAGTTCCGCGCCCGCCGCGATGCCCTTGAAGCGCTGGAAGGCGGACAGTTCGATCCGCAACTGGCGGCGGCCGGCCGCGATTACCTGGCCGCCGGCGAAAAATTCCTTCAGGCCAGCCGCAACAGCGGACAAAAGATGACCGCAAAACTGCGCGATCGCCTGGCCGAAACCCGTCGACGAACCCTGCGGCAGCTCAACCGGAACCTCGCCGCCGGCGCCACCAGGGTCGATCAGACACTGCAACTGCTCGGCCGGGAAAGCCGCAGTGCCTACAAGATCACCCTGGTGCTGGTCATCTGCGGGATGTTGCTGGCGACCATCGTTGCCATCTCGCTGCGCCTGTACATCAATGCCTCGCTGCAGAAACTGGCCCGCATGATCCGCGACGTCGCCTCCGGAAGCTTCGACATCAAGGTCGATGACAAGGGACATGACGAGTTCAGCCTGCTGGCACGGGAATTTCAAACCATGGCCACCAAGTTGAGGGAGCTGGAACAGCTGCAGCTCGACGCCAACCCCCTGACCCGCCTGCCCGGCAACCTCGCCATCGCCAGGGAAATCGAGCAGCGCATCAAGCGCGGCGAAACCTTTGCCCACGCCTTTGCCGATCTCGACAATTTCAAAGTCTATAACGATCGTTACGGCTACCAGCGGGGCAGCGATGTCATCAACCTGACCGGAACCATCATCCGCGAAGTGGTCGAGCAGTACGGTGACCCCGGGGATACAGTCGGCCACATCGGCGGCGACGACTATATCTTCCTCACCCGGCCGGAGCTTGCCGAGCAGATGGCGGCTGAGATTATCGCCCGTTTTGACCGGGTGGTGCCGGACTGTTATTCTGAAGCTGATCGGGAAGCCGGTTTTTTCTACGCCCGTGACCGTTTCGGAGAAGAACGCCGCTTCCCGCTGCTGAGCATTTCCATTGCCATCGTCTGTTCAGACAACTTCGAGCATCCGACCGCGGCCCTGATCGGCCGGGAGTGTGCGCGCATGAAAGAGCATTTGAAAAACCAGCCGGGAAGCATCTTCCTCATCGACCGCCGCCGGGGGCAGTGA
- the ruvB gene encoding Holliday junction branch migration DNA helicase RuvB — translation MTERLISGQIQDDDNSFETSLRPRQLSEYIGQAKVKENLKIFIDAARGRQESLDHVLFYGPPGLGKTTLANIIANEMEVGIKSTSGPVIEKTGDLAAILTNLEPGDVLFIDEIHRLSPVVEEILYPAMEDYQLDIIIGQGPSARTIKLDLPRFTLVGATTRAGLLSSPLRDRFGVISRLEFYTSEELATIVRRSAELLGVPTDAAGALEIARRSRGTPRIANRLLRRVRDFAEVKGDGMVTREVADMALGRLEVDAEGFDHMDRRLLLTIMDKFSGGPVGLDTLAAAIGEERDTIEDVIEPFLIQGGYLNRTPRGRVATPLAYRHFDRRASPPGGLFDSSS, via the coding sequence ATGACAGAGCGGCTCATTTCCGGACAGATTCAGGACGACGACAACAGCTTCGAGACCAGCCTGCGCCCCAGGCAGTTGAGCGAATACATCGGCCAGGCCAAGGTCAAGGAGAACCTCAAGATTTTCATCGACGCCGCCCGCGGACGTCAGGAGTCGCTTGATCACGTCCTCTTCTACGGTCCGCCCGGCCTCGGCAAGACCACCCTCGCCAACATCATCGCTAACGAGATGGAGGTCGGCATCAAAAGCACCTCCGGACCGGTGATCGAGAAAACCGGCGACCTGGCGGCGATCCTGACCAATCTCGAACCGGGCGATGTTCTCTTCATCGACGAGATCCACCGTCTCTCTCCGGTGGTGGAGGAGATCCTCTACCCGGCCATGGAGGACTACCAGCTCGACATCATCATTGGCCAGGGGCCGTCGGCGCGGACCATCAAACTCGACCTGCCGCGCTTCACCCTGGTCGGAGCGACCACCCGCGCCGGGTTGCTCTCATCCCCGTTGCGCGACCGCTTCGGAGTCATCTCGCGGCTGGAATTCTATACGTCCGAGGAGCTGGCCACCATCGTCCGGCGCAGCGCGGAACTGCTCGGTGTCCCGACCGACGCGGCGGGCGCCCTGGAGATAGCCCGTCGCAGCCGCGGCACGCCGCGGATCGCCAACCGCCTGCTGCGGCGGGTGCGCGATTTCGCCGAGGTCAAGGGCGACGGCATGGTCACCCGCGAGGTGGCCGACATGGCGCTCGGCCGACTTGAGGTCGACGCCGAAGGATTCGACCACATGGACCGCCGGCTGCTGCTCACCATCATGGACAAATTCTCCGGGGGACCGGTCGGTCTCGACACCCTGGCAGCTGCCATCGGCGAGGAAAGGGACACCATCGAGGATGTCATTGAACCCTTCCTGATCCAGGGCGGCTATCTCAACCGCACCCCCCGCGGACGGGTCGCGACGCCCCTCGCCTATCGCCACTTCGACCGCCGGGCATCGCCCCCGGGCGGACTGTTCGACTCCTCATCCTGA
- the ruvA gene encoding Holliday junction branch migration protein RuvA: MIAQLTGLIAYRSLDHIILDVNGVGYRVIVPLSTFYALPDQGQVTLQVQTHVKEDSFQLFGFATFDEKEMFRLLIGVSGVGPKLAVNILSNIGTDELRTALGEGNLARLSSIPGIGKKTAERLVVDLREKARASAPETATGQTATTTGTGFSLEDALSALTNLGYKENQARKAIESLDISPGSTVEEILKGALRLLIK; encoded by the coding sequence ATGATTGCTCAACTGACCGGCCTGATCGCCTACCGCTCCCTGGACCACATCATCCTCGACGTCAACGGCGTAGGCTACCGGGTGATCGTCCCCCTTTCGACCTTCTATGCTCTACCGGACCAGGGCCAGGTCACCCTGCAGGTTCAGACCCATGTCAAGGAAGACAGCTTCCAGCTGTTCGGTTTTGCAACCTTTGACGAAAAGGAGATGTTCCGGCTACTGATCGGCGTTTCTGGCGTCGGCCCCAAGCTGGCGGTCAACATCCTTTCCAACATCGGTACCGATGAGTTGCGGACCGCCCTTGGCGAGGGGAACCTCGCCCGGCTGTCGAGCATTCCCGGAATCGGCAAAAAAACCGCCGAGCGGCTGGTGGTTGACCTGCGCGAAAAGGCCCGCGCCTCCGCTCCGGAAACGGCAACGGGCCAGACGGCGACAACCACCGGCACGGGGTTCAGCCTGGAAGACGCCCTGTCGGCCCTGACCAACCTCGGCTACAAGGAAAACCAGGCCCGCAAAGCCATCGAATCGTTGGATATCAGCCCCGGCAGTACGGTTGAAGAGATTCTCAAGGGCGCCCTCCGGCTCCTGATCAAGTAA
- the ruvC gene encoding crossover junction endodeoxyribonuclease RuvC, giving the protein MRILGIDPGSRLTGYGLIEGRGNHLRHVDNGVIATSSKDPLPQRLKIIHDGVAALIEEFHPEAMAIESVFLAKNAQSALKLGHARASAIIAGVNAGLPVAEYSALQVKSAVVGYGKAAKSQVQQMVKTLLNLPEISQEDAADALAVAICHFHSRPLNNQLARLQAATGRRRETRR; this is encoded by the coding sequence ATGCGCATTCTCGGCATCGACCCCGGATCACGACTGACCGGCTACGGCCTGATCGAAGGCCGAGGCAATCACCTGCGCCATGTTGACAACGGGGTCATCGCCACCAGCAGCAAGGATCCCCTGCCGCAGCGACTGAAAATCATCCATGACGGCGTGGCCGCCCTGATCGAAGAGTTCCATCCCGAAGCGATGGCGATCGAAAGTGTTTTCCTGGCCAAAAACGCCCAGTCGGCGCTGAAGCTGGGACACGCCCGGGCCAGCGCCATCATCGCCGGGGTCAATGCCGGCCTGCCGGTCGCCGAATACTCCGCCCTGCAGGTCAAAAGCGCGGTGGTCGGCTACGGCAAGGCCGCCAAGTCCCAGGTTCAGCAGATGGTCAAGACCCTGCTCAACCTGCCGGAAATTTCCCAGGAGGATGCCGCCGACGCGCTGGCGGTGGCGATCTGCCACTTCCACAGTCGACCGCTCAACAACCAGCTGGCGCGCCTGCAGGCCGCGACCGGCCGCCGCCGGGAGACCCGCCGATGA